The genomic DNA cgtaatttctgtgtccatagaaatgaccaatcacggaagggaatccgttgtctaagaataaagaaatatcttggaaatatttaagtggacaatgggagtgtatattttgacaataaactacaaaataatacaaaacaaactagtccccgccggcactcacgctaccgctccctctcttctctcgcccacacactcactgacgtcactcacctcacggccacacacatacgctactcacAAAATATtatctttccaattcattaattaggcaactaatttgaaactggtgtgggtggctctatatatactagcccaccgcagccacatgcagaaatcaacaaggaatcgaaaattattaaatctgtgacaaaaataatacccgctctgtctaaacgataccgtttgatcagctgctcgtcatcaaacaaagccaggacatcctctctctcgcctcagtgccatcccctgctggcaactcctaaccacttaagacacctctgaaggtctcttaaatatcgtggagagtaggagtgattcttagacttaagaacgttgataaaaagcttttattcttaagtttgagagtaggactaaatttcgcaaattctcaggacttaagtgtaaaatggaagaagcttgataagtacggcccctgaagttgatctcgggattattgtgttaaaagtaaacagtaaaaaaaaaaatagaatttattttttaacattataattatttggatccccaataattttagtgtgatttgtttttaagtgtcattgctcaaaaaataataatcaattaaaatcaatgttgttatgagttattgacctttttaaggctccaattattatatattctcaaatattccacttaaaaatgttattgtgtgaaaatattgcatattttgtattttttccataaaaaaacagggttttcttaaatctttaaaactgttatattgacagatagacctaatgttgatctagagatttaaaacttgaataataataacaataaataatactgaataatgacacatttttatttattttttgaccaaaaccctttggggtccccgggatcaaacctgagtggaggcctaaatgtatattttttatacatatattgtattggtttttaaaataaaaaatatcaaaatggcccccggttgctttgatttttcagaatgcggccctcagtggaaaaagtttggacacccctgatctacagtactACTGTATCTGCACAAAGTAGTGAAAAACAGAGTGGTTGACTAAAAAGAAGGAAGGCCATTATGGCTTGCAAGCCTCAAacagaatttggatgtgaataacaTTCAAATGtgctcagctcattttgtatctgCTGTGTATGGATTTATTGTTACCTGTTTTTTGTGACTTATTTGAAAACATATCGCTAATACTGCAATAATAtagctgctcagtggccttggggttagagtgtccgccctgagatcagtgggtcgtaagggtgtaacggtacacagaaatttcggttcggtacgtacctcggtttagaggtcacggttcggttcattttcggtacagtaagaaaacaacaaaatataaatttttgggttatttatttaccaaatttgcaaaatcttccaccaaaaatatttttcttagtggaatatttgatgtgaagtaatgggaaccttggataggtcaataattcataataacattgattttgattagggatgtccgataatggctttttgccgatatccgatatgccgatattgtccaactctttaattaccgataccgatatcaaccgatatatacagtcgtggaattaacacattattatgcctaatttggacaaccaggtatggtgaagataaggtactttttaataaaaaaatgaatcaaataaaataagataaataaattaaaaacattttcttgaataaaaaagaaagtaaaacaatataaaaacagttacatagaaactagtaattaatgaaaatttgtaaaattaactgttaaaggttagtactattagtggaccagcagcacgcacaatcatgtgtgcttacggactgtatcccttgcagactgtattgatatatattgatatataatgtaggaaccagaatattaataacagaaagaaacaacccttttgtgtgaatgagtgtgaatgagtgtaaatgggggagggaggtttttgaggttggtgcactaattgtaagtgtatcttgtgttttttatgttgatttaataaaaataaaaaaaataaaaaacccgatactgataataaaaaaaacgataccgataatttccgatattacattttaacgcatttatcggccgataatatcggcagaccgatattatcggacatctctaattttgattcaatattatgttttgatcaatgacagtttgaaagaaaaaaaaaaacagctttgttttattagtcaacattgcaactttttctaagttacatttaaccttttttatttcacttttgttatgtttttgtttattttaatagtatttttagaatgtgccgtgggcctttaaaacattagctgtgggccgcaaatggcctccggggcacacttttgacacccctgctatagataataaaacattaaatgtgataaatctatggataaaaagcagagcctggcgacgcatgcgcgtttatcataactctctctctctctgtctctgcccctccctcaccaatgctgctgcacgcacaatttgttttgttttcaaccccttcttaaccctgaacgtacattgaaaatacacgcaaccctaactcaaaatgccggacatttgaggcatttaagaaactccgcccggacagctccgcaaaagaggacatgtccggtgaaaagaggacgtatggtcagtctatcctagcccgttagctgctagcatgccgtgtggtgtgcctcggtgtgcattgtttacccaacgtgcggtacgctacttaatatgtccgtgtggaaactcgttcggtacacctccgaaccgaaccggaacccccgtaccgaaacggttcgatacaaatacacgtactgttacacccttaGTGGGTCGTGAGTTCGTTAACTTTAATTTATTGGatgtaagactttttaagaccccgcAGAAACCCTGAGGGGAGCATGATGACGTCATTAGTCAGGCAAaatattttagaataacttaaaaaccgtaacgACACATACCAGCACAAAGGTTAATATTTGCAACTTTGCTGACGTTGACGGGACGGCTTCACCTTTGCAATGGACTGCTATGGCGCCGGGCGTGCCGTCGCAGAGGGACAGGAAGCGGCGTGTGATGATGTCACTGGGCGTGCTCCCGTCCAGGAAGAAAAGGTCGTAGTGGTCGAAGCCGGCGTCTGTGAAGCGCTTGGCGTCGTAGATCTTCTTGTTGAGACGCACAACGGAGGTCACGTTGTGCTTCCTGAAGTAGGGGAAGTAGGCCTCGGGGGCGTGGAACAGGTAACCTGAGGGGGGGGCGGAGCCACAGGCACAAAAGTTAACATTACATtgggagtgtgtgaatgtgtttgtgtgtgtgtgttcaccgtTCTCCACTGTTCTTATGGGATGTGGTCCGCTAAAAGCCAGAAGTTTGCTGGGAACAATCCAGTTGAGGTCTCCATTCTCCACCCGCTGGAGGAACGGCAAGTTAAATCACATCACGTCGCATCCCAGAGAGACCGCAAACAAGCAACGCATGCTGGGAGAGGAAGCTCGTACCTCGTAGTGTTCGTACTCATCCACGTCAAACGTCTCAAAGTCAAAGAACCCGTGTTGGagagcctaaaaaaaaaaaaaactcaggaAAAAGGCTGACGGGAAGCGGCGACGAAAAGCAGCCAGCGAGCGACACTTGATTGACAGCTCACCTTCCTGATGCCCTGCAGGCAGTCGAGCACGGTCAGGTTGAAGGTGCAATTCCCGAAAGACGCGTCCCTGCACAAACACAACGTCGGCAACTGTaccacacacacatctttacatcCATCAATAATCCGATACTTTTCCAAGTACTTTCATTTGTCGGAGGATCAGTGAAGGCAGCACAATGTGGGCGTGGCCTGACAGTAACACTAAATCCATCAGCTGTTTAACCCTGCTCTTACATAATCAAGTCCTTTATGACGCACACACgcacagctcggttggtagagtggccgtgccagcaacttgagggttccaggttcgatcccccgcttccgccatcctagtcacagccgttgtgtccttgggcaagacactttacccacctgctcccagtggcacccacactggtttaaaggtaacttagatattgggtttcactatgtaaagcgctttgagtcactagagaaaaagcgctatataaatataattcacacttcaCTGTTTAACCCTGCTGTTACATAATCAAGTCCtttatctcacacacacacgcacacacgcacacgcacacacacacacacacacacacacacacacacacacacagacagacagacagacagacagacagacagacagacagacagacagacagagctcggttggtagagtggccgtgccagcaacttgagggttccaagttcgatccccgcttccgccatcctagtcactgccgttgtgtccttctgggcaagacactttacccacctgctcccagtgccacccacactggtttaaatgtaacttatatattgggtagggatgtccgataatggctttttgccgatatccgatatgccgatattgtccaactctttaattaccgataccgatatcaaccgataccgatatcaaccgatatatacagtcgtggaattaacacattattatgcctaatttggacaaccaggtatggtgaagataaggtactttttaaaaaaatgaatcaaataaaataagataaataaattaaaaacattttcttgaataaaaaagaaagtaaaacaatataaaaacagttacatagaaactagtaattaatgaaaatttgtaaaattaactgttaaaggttagtattattagtggaccagcagcacgcacaatcatgtgtgcttacggactgtatcccttgcagactgtattggtatatatattgatatataatgtaggaaccagaatattaataacagaaagaaacaacccttttgtgtgaatgagtgtgaatgggggagggaggttttttgggttggtgcactaattgtaagtgtatcttgtgtttttatgttgatttaataaaaaaaaccaaaaaaaaacaacaactaaaaacgatactgataataaaaaaaacgataccgataatttccgatattacattttaacgcatttatcggccgataatatcggcagaccgatattatcggacatctccatctctaatattgggtttcactaggtAAAGCGCTTtaaatcactagagaaaagcgctatataaatataattcacttcacttcacatgcacacacacacgcacgcaaatCTAGTCCATTTATGTGGTGGAACCTGCACAAAGTGGCCCAAAACAAGACCAGTGGGACCAGGTAGAGTCTGGACTCACCTGAACGGAAGGTAGGAGGCGTTGGATCCAGAGACCAGAGCTCTGTAGGCTTCTTCTGGAGTTTTCTTCAAGTAGATCAcctgacgcacacacacacacgatcagGTGAGACGCCACCCACGCCAACAGTCCCAGTTGaagtcagtgttggcgctagtctAACAGGGTGGGAGGGTGAAAGTGGGGGGGGAACTCAGGGGTTTAGGGGACTCACGGCGTATCCTCCGATGAGCACGGCGGCATTGGACCTCATCCTCTGGTCAAAGCTGGTGTAGTGGACGATGCGTTTCCTGGTCAACGTGAACGACTGCACGCAGAAAACAATCGGCAAGGTTAGGGGGGAGATGATGATGATGGTTGAAAGGTTGAGTGTAAGTGCTTAGAAGCACGATTTAAGTGCACGTGTGTATCTGACActaagtgtgtgagtgtgtgtgtgtgtgtaaaatggcGTAAGCCTACAGGTGCATTGTAGACATTCCAGCTCAGGGTGGAGGCGGCGGCGCCTGGAACTCACCTTGAGCTTCTTGTTGAGTTTGCAGCAGTATCGATACAACATGGCCAAGTTGAGCGGCCCGAAGTCGGCGTAGAAGCTGCCCACACAACAGGAAGTCAGTGATtcccttcacaataacagcgtGACCCCCCAGTTACCCAGACTTACTTCTCGTAAACAAACTCGTCGTCCGTGCAGAAGTAGTGCGTGTTGGCCGTGCTCTTGGGCTTGCTTCGTAACGTGGCGAAATACAGACGCTCTGGAAGACATTTGGCACGGTtacaggtggggggggggggggggggggggcctgacaggaaataaacattcTTCACGGCGTATCGTGGAGACACAGACGGTTGCTATGGTGATGCAACCGCCTGGTCTTGAAACAActtggtaatgccactatgatacatttgtattataatccttaaacaaagtaacagtgaaactcatgggaataatcactgaatggagaactgggggtggaattaaataaatgatctgctccccactccctttcaggcaaaactggacaatcatgcattacatactatacattaccttttgcactatattaatttgtataattattagagatattatcggccgataaatgctttaaaatgtaatatcggaaattatcggtatcgcctttttttgtttgttttttttattattaaatcaacataaaaaactcaagatacacttacaattagtacaccaacccaaaacacctccctcccccatttaacactcattcacacaaaagggttgtttctttctgttattaatattctggttcccacattatatatcaatatatatcaatacagtctgcaagggatacagtccgtaagcacacatgattgtgcgtgctgctggtccactaatattactaacttttgttaattttactaattttcattaattactagtttctatgtaccgtatattaccaaataaccgcccggggtctgaccccattttgtgaattaaccgcctcttcctaataaccgcctatgtccaaatagccgcccatgggctgttatttgcataatttagattaaaatgccactggggttgcgtttgctgcggTATTAttgttttatagagtacttggtaccataattttatttttcctgtatgctgctttatttaaaaggtttatttatttttagtattggtattctatttgacaattgttgcacttctgccatgttgaggccttgttgatctcttgtcttttgatagcctacctaatgttgatctcttgtttttttgtttgtatgtttacaatagcttttacatttaaagtaaccattgtaaccaaataatggcctggtgcaaaaataaataaaagccttgtgcaaataactgcTTGCTTCTTATAAACGCCTGTCTCCagaatcgattttgtgaaataaacgcccaggctactatttggtaatatacggtaactgtttttatattgttttactttcttttttattcaaaaaaaggttttaaatgtatttatcttaattttttttttttaaaaaggaccttatcttcaccatacctggttgtccaaattaggcataataatgtgttaattccacgactgtatatatcggtaacggttgatatcggtatcggtaattaagagttggacaatatcggcaaaaaagccattatcggacatccctaattaattatgtgttgtcaaatttgtacttttttatgtcattgccttaaataaataaataaataaatgaaaaaaaataaataataacttcACAATCTTTAACTCGGTTCCTCAACTGACAAGTCATTCAAGTCTCAATTTCAtcttctccgcgcggaccgagacgtggcgctctctggcaaaaaaagaggcggtggactctgcttctttatcaacaatagctggtgtacagacgtgacagTGATTTCcagacactgttcttcttctctggaatatttcttcatccactgtaagcccttttactcaccgcgtgagattgtttcattcattctcgtggctgtttacatcccgcctggcgcggacgtgcgtgatgcTCAGCGCGCGcttgcaggacagatcttacatgtggaacggtcttttcctgactctcttgttatcgtgcttggtgactttaacaagggaaatttgagccaggaattaccaaagtatagacagtttattaaatgcccgaccagagaggagaacacactggatcactgctacactacactgagcaaggcttttcatgcagtcccgcgcgctgctcttggactatcagatcacgtgatggtgcacttaatcccttcatacagacagagactgaaactggctaaacctgttatgaggaacattaagtgtttcaccgccgagtctgtgggcgagttgcgtgcttgttgggaaacgacagactgggaggcaattggagcggccacgaacaatctggacgagtatacggacactgtgacctcatacatacagttcaatgaggcgcgcatcattccaacgcgcaccagggtttgttataacaacgacaagccctggttcacacccaagctcagacagctgcgcaagaaggaggaggctgcgtggagaagcgaagtaccacttcaccagggaagtggagaaaactaaatctgtgtactctaaccgtctacaggaacagttccgctccaatgattctgcggcagtttggagaggtctaagggcccttaggaactataagcccaaaaccccccaggccctgaatgaccggactctcgctcagggcctcaacacacattactgtcgtcatgaacggccttcagctcatcaaagccatgctccccccaccatcaccctccccaccaatgccagcacttcattaacggagttaaaggactccaatgacatcacaggactccaaaaacatcataagactgtaaagaccctctccatcaaagaagaggatgtacgccggcagttcttgaagctgaatacgcgtaaggcccccgggccggatggtgtctccccctccactctcagacactgtgctgaccagctggctcctgtcttcactgacatttttaacacctctctggagctatgccgcgtgccgtcctgctttaagacctctaccattgtccctgtccccaagaaagcacggatcacaggactaaatgactacaggccggtcgcgctgacgtctgtggtcatgaagtcctttgagcgcttggtcctgccccacctcaaggacatcaccgcccccctcctggacccactgcagttcgcctacagagccaacaggtctgtggatgatgcagtgaacctggccctccacttcatcctggagcatctggactccccaggaacctacgctaggatcctgtttgtggacttcagctctgccttcaacaccatcctccctggactgctacgagacaagttctaccagctcagcgtgcccgactccctctgcagttggattaatgacttcctgacagaccgaagacagcacgtacggctggggaagattgtctcggacagtcgaacaacaaacactggtactcctcagggctgtgtactctccccctggctcttctccctgaatacaaactgctgcacctccagtcaccaatccgtaaaactgctcaagtttgcggatgacaccaccctcatcgggctcatctcgaatggcgatgagtccgcctacaggagaggggTGGACCGgttgacgtcctggtgcagcctcaacaacctggagctgaacgcccagaaaacagtggagatgatcatggacttcaggaaagtcacagccgcaccatcccccctcaccctgattgactctcccacccccgtccccattgtggactccttccgtttcttgggcaccaccatcacccaggacctcaagtgggagctgaccatcatctccctcatcaagaaggcccagcagaggatgtacttcctgcggcagctgagtaaacttaaggtgccgaccgagatgctggtgcagttttactcagccatcatagagtccatcctgacctcctccatcacagtgtggttccccggcgccacagtccaggataagaatagactgcagcgcatcatacgtgctgctgagaaggtgattggctgcaagctcccatccctccaggacttgttctcctccaggaccaggaggcgtgtgggtcggatcacagctgactcttctcaccctggacacacactattctcccctctcccctcaggcaggagattacgctccatccagacccacacctcccgccacctgaacagttttttcccctctgccatcaggcaaatgaacaataactcccaacagcagctccttgaattccttctaagtctatctgatagctcagttacagctctttttattaccaaatatgtgttatatgtcgcacgtttgcaccaagaaaaattcctattttgtgaacccgttctcaaacaatggcaataaaactattctgattctgaattgcGTCACTGGTTTATTTCCGCATAAAGTCACGTGGTTCGAGTGCTGCGTTCAATGCTTGATTTATTCATGAGTTTATTGTATTACCTTTGATGAACTCGGCGGCTCCCAGCGGTTCGGACTCCTCCGCCACGCCGAACAAGGCGGACAGAACCTGGGAGTGGGTCATGGGTCCGTCTAAAGCTCGGAACTCCCAACTTGTCGATCAGACGCCGGCAGGCTAACAGCCACAAGCTAGCTGGAAGCCGTCAACAAAGTTGTGAACTTTCTCCTCAACTCCCCATCACGTTACCCCGCACGCAGGCGTCGCTCTCCGGTAACGCCGCCGGCGTCTTCTGCGTCAATTCGACAGAAATGTCCCTCGGCTCTCACTGAGTCGCCGCCAAGTAATCCCGATGTAGCATGTTAGCACGTCCGCCCTCCAGCGGATTAGCGACGACAGTTTGAGGCACTGATTGAGTAAGTCCCGCCTTTAAGACACGTTTCCATGGCGACCCACGGCTTTGGCCGCGACTGCAGCCAATCGCGGCGTGTTGCCTTCACTGTCACTGGGTTAAATGCAGACTCCGCTTTTCTTGCCACAATAAAAGACAAAGAACGACTTCGGACTTATTTCCAGTTCGCTGCGGGGTTCCTTTGTTGTTAAATGTAGACTGTCGGACTCTCACTGAAGTAGCCTTGAGTCTGCGGGATAGCcaaataaaagtgttcaaaacCATCGAAGTCGATATACAAGTTATACCT from Entelurus aequoreus isolate RoL-2023_Sb linkage group LG27, RoL_Eaeq_v1.1, whole genome shotgun sequence includes the following:
- the cdc14ab gene encoding dual specificity protein phosphatase CDC14AB isoform X2; this encodes MTHSQVLSALFGVAEESEPLGAAEFIKERLYFATLRSKPKSTANTHYFCTDDEFVYENFYADFGPLNLAMLYRYCCKLNKKLKSFTLTRKRIVHYTSFDQRMRSNAAVLIGGYAVIYLKKTPEEAYRALVSGSNASYLPFRDASFGNCTFNLTVLDCLQGIRKALQHGFFDFETFDVDEYEHYERVENGDLNWIVPSKLLAFSGPHPIRTVENGYLFHAPEAYFPYFRKHNVTSVVRLNKKIYDAKRFTDAGFDHYDLFFLDGSTPSDIITRRFLSLCDGTPGAIAVHCKAGLGRTGSLIGCYLMKHYRFTALEAIAWIRICRPGSVIGPQQFFLLEKQAWLWLLGDNQRSQKSKLEERAMPHLIATMDDLTLNPTKSAYNGSVRPSSSSDSLLESNMSERSTPTQGDKLRALKSRRSPRPSTAGALRVEQTNNHSRSTSQPLRLSMGGDQSSASPLKSFKFPTSSAAAAAAVKRIGRSPSSSSSMSPFSLTTSSSRRSQVP
- the cdc14ab gene encoding dual specificity protein phosphatase CDC14AB isoform X1 translates to MTHSQVLSALFGVAEESEPLGAAEFIKERLYFATLRSKPKSTANTHYFCTDDEFVYENFYADFGPLNLAMLYRYCCKLNKKLKSFTLTRKRIVHYTSFDQRMRSNAAVLIGGYAVIYLKKTPEEAYRALVSGSNASYLPFRDASFGNCTFNLTVLDCLQGIRKALQHGFFDFETFDVDEYEHYERVENGDLNWIVPSKLLAFSGPHPIRTVENGYLFHAPEAYFPYFRKHNVTSVVRLNKKIYDAKRFTDAGFDHYDLFFLDGSTPSDIITRRFLSLCDGTPGAIAVHCKAGLGRTGSLIGCYLMKHYRFTALEAIAWIRICRPGSVIGPQQFFLLEKQAWLWLLGDNQRSQKSKLEERAMPHLIATMDDLTLNPTKSAYNGSVRPSSSSDSLLESNMSERSTPTQGDKLRALKSRRSPRPSTAGALRVEQTNNHSRSTSQPLRLSMGGDQSSASPLKSFKFPTSSAAAAAAVKRIGRSPSSSSSMSSRLASSLGDVYAAQAVEDRKMYASRPPPTSSLAPPSPCSHGNGPRGPQHEVHGGALAGSAAPPSSSYGALTAPSGRYLSRSIPSLQSDYIQF